One part of the Engraulis encrasicolus isolate BLACKSEA-1 chromosome 17, IST_EnEncr_1.0, whole genome shotgun sequence genome encodes these proteins:
- the kcnh6b gene encoding potassium voltage-gated channel subfamily H member 6: MPDIRLHSLSSSLDSVSTMKCSGSHRFPLRALNLRCSERDGGPPDSPDLPSAASTPPPIQLVVTPPTKVKERTENLTEKVTQVLSLAEDVPPEYKLGRPTASHSWIMLHYSPFKAVWDWVILILVLYTAVFTPYSAAFLLDERELGSAGCGYTCNPLSVADVVVDVLFIIDIVINLRTTYVDRNDEVVTQPKRIAVHYLKGWFMIDLVAAIPFDLLVFSKGSDETTTTLIGLLKTARLLRLVRVARKLDRYSEYGAAVLFLLMCTFVLIAHWLACIWYAIGYVERPYQKSGWLDTLAEQLGKTYNFSDPTSGPGIKDKYVTALYFTFSSLTSVGFGNVSPNTNSEKIFSICVMVIGSLMYASIFGNVSAIIQRLYSGTTRYHTQMLRVKEFIRFHQIPGCLRQRLEEYFQHAWTYTNGIDMNAVLKGFPECLQADICLHLNRSLLQNCPAFRGGSKACLRALSMRFKTVHSPPGDTLYHHGDMLHALYFISRGSIQVSRNDMTLTLLGKNDTFGEPINLYAETGRSNADVVTLTYCDLHHIQREDLLEVLDMYPAFADTFWRNLEISFNLRDVEHVIQLLPSGDSDCGYRGHRLRHRRNSLDHRNRPDGMDQDDSFYPPITITTTTMQQPTTCPSNSGHPGHCSHAPHLHSHSHPPCWDEACSCGTSCSQSPSSEDLKEGGNARGGTHGQSYPTTTTTTTTTAATGEPPEHSLSYNPPSVVRFMDQGGPASDMAHPAVPGLYQYWPERPAHFPQRHWRSSSVRAHGHAHCGPDRPSELQARLELLQSQLNRLETRMTADINVILQLLQRQLTPVPPAYSSVSPGNHPPDPSSLYPPHGAPTLHTIYPLQTHARDTRENSLQSGVKPDTKFTDKSQDSLSSRIHVTVASDEEGGSAMPLAPEVELEVVNLEKKPQEKVRSSLMDAPSLGASLRFPSLPGNLDASQNPAEMQKHVSDPVLPVS; the protein is encoded by the exons ATGCCAG ACATTCGCCTGCACTCTCTGAGTTCCTCTTTGGATTCGGTGTCCACCATGAAGTGTTCCGGTTCTCACCGGTTCCCGCTGCGGGCCCTGAACCTGCGGTGCTCGGAACGCGACGGGGGCCCCCCCGACTCTCCTGACCTCCCCTCCGCcgcctccactcctccccccatCCAGCTCGTCGTCACCCCGCCCACCAAGGTGAAGGAGCGCACAGAGAACCTGACAGAGAAAGTCACGCAG gtgctgTCCCTGGCTGAGGATGTTCCTCCCGAGTATAAGCTGGGCCGGCCCACCGCATCTCACTCCTGGATCATGCTGCACTACAGCCCCTTCAAG GCCGTGTGGGACTGGGTCATCCTCATCCTGGTCCTCTACACGGCCGTCTTCACGCCGTACTCGGCCGCGTTCCTATTGGACGAGAGGGAGCTGGGCAGCGCCGGCTGCGGCTACACGTGCAACCCGCTGAGCGTGGCCGACGTGGTGGTGGACGTGCTCTTCATCATCGACATCGTCATCAACCTGCGAACGACCTACGTGGACCGCAACGACGAGGTGGTGACGCAGCCCAAGCGCATCGCCGTGCACTACCTGAAGGGCTGGTTCATGATCGACCTGGTGGCCGCCATACCCTTTGACCTGCTGGTCTTCAGCAAAGGCTCAGACGAG aCAACCACCACTCTGATTGGCCTCCTGAAGACGGCCCGGCTGCTGCGATTGGTCCGCGTGGCCCGCAAGCTCGACCGCTACTCCGAGTACGGCGCCGCCGTCCTCTTCCTGCTCATGTGCACCTTCGTGCTCATCGCCCATTGGCTGGCCTGCATCTGGTACGCCATTGGCTACGTGGAGCGGCCCTACCAGAAGTCCGGCTGGCTGGACACGTTGGCGGAGCAGCTTGGCAAGACGTACAACTTCAGCGACCCTACGTCGGGGCCGGGCATCAAGGACAAGTACGTCACCGCCCTCTACTTCACCTTCAGCAGCCTGACCAGCGTGGGCTTCGGGAACGTGTCCCCCAACACCAACTCCGAGAAGATCTTCTCCATCTGCGTCATGGTGATTGGAT CTCTGATGTACGCCAGCATCTTTGGCAACGTGTCGGCCATTATCCAGCGCCTCTACTCGGGCACCACGCGCTACCACACCCAGATGCTGCGGGTCAAGGAGTTCATCCGCTTCCACCAGATCCCAGGGTGTCTGAGGCAGAGGCTGGAGGAGTACTTCCAACACGCCTGGACGTACACCAACGGCATCGATATGAACgct GTCCTAAAGGGTTTCCCCGAGTGTCTGCAGGCGGATATATGTCTCCACCTGAACCGCTCCCTGCTGCAGAACTGCCCAGCGTTCCGTGGCGGCAGCAAGGCGTGTCTGCGAGCCCTGTCCATGCGCTTCAAGACGGTCCACTCCCCGCCCGGCGACACCCTCTATCACCATGGAGACATGCTGCATGCACTCTATTTCATCTCACGGGGATCCATACAGGTGTCGCGAAACGACATGACCCTGACTTTACTGg GTAAGAACGACACGTTCGGAGAGCCCATCAACCTGTACGCGGAGACGGGCCGTAGCAACGCGGACGTGGTGACGCTGACCTACTGTGACCTTCACCATATCCAGAGGGAGGACCTGCTGGAGGTGCTGGACATGTACCCGGCCTTCGCAGACACCTTCTGGAGGAACCTGGAGATCAGCTTCAACCTCAGAGAT GTAGAACATGTCATCCAGTTGCTACCCAGTGGAGACTCAGACTGTGGTTACCGTGGTCACCGCCTCCGGCATCGCAGGAACTCGCTGGACCACCGCAACAGACCAG ATGGCATGGACCAGGATGACTCCTTCTACcctcccatcaccatcaccaccaccaccatgcagcAGCCCACCACCTGCCCCTCCAACTCCGGCCACCCGGGCCACTGCAGCCATGCTCCCCATCTCCACTCGCACTCCCACCCCCCCTGCTGGGACGAGGCCTGCAGCTGTGGCACCTCCTGCTCTCAGTCCCCCTCCAGCGAGGACCTTAAAGAGGGGGGCAACGCGAGGGGGGGCACCCACGGACAGagttaccccaccaccaccaccaccaccaccaccactgctgctactGGGGAACCTCCAGAACACTCGCTGAGCTACAACCCCCCCAGCGTGGTCCGCTTCATGGACCAGGGAGGACCTGCGTCGGACATGGCACACCCTG CGGTTCCAGGTCTGTACCAGTACTGGCCCGAGCGGCCGGCCCACTTCCCTCAGCGCCACTGGAGGTCCTCATCTGTACGGGCACACGGACACGCCCACTGTGGACCGGACCGGCCCAGTGAACTGCAGGCCCGACTGGAGCTGCTGCAGAGCCAgctcaacag GTTGGAGACGCGCATGACGGCAGACATAAACGTCATCCTGCAGCTCCTACAGCGCCAGCTGACCCCCGTGCCCCCCGCCTACAGCTCCGTTTCCCCTGGCAACCACCCCCCTGACCCCTCCAGTCTGTACCCGCCACACGGGGCGCCAACCCTGCACACCATCTACCCGCTCCAGACCCACGCCAGAGACACCAGAGAAAACTCACTACAG AGTGGTGTTAAGCCTGACACCAAATTTACAGACAAGTCCCAAGACTCGCTGTCGAGCCGAATCCACGTGACGGTGGCATCGGACGAGGAAGGGGGCAGCGCCATGCCCTTGGCCCCGGAGGTCGAGCTAGAGGTCGTGAACCTTGAGAAGAAGCCTCAGGAGAAAGTCAGGTCATCGCTGATGGACGCCCCGTCGCTAGGCGCCTCACTGCGCTTCCCATCGTTGCCCGGTAACCTGGACGCCTCGCAGAACCCAGCTGAGATGCAGAAGCACGTCTCAGATCCTGTACTTCCTGTCAGCTGA
- the LOC134467481 gene encoding DDB1- and CUL4-associated factor 7, whose amino-acid sequence MSHGKRKEIYKYEAPWTVYAMNWSVRPDKRFRLALGSFVEEYNNKVQLVGLEEESSEFVCRNTFDHPYPTTKIMWIPDTKGVYPDLLATSGDYLRIWRVGETDTRLECLLNNNKNSDFCAPLTSFDWNEVDPNLLGTSSIDTTCTIWGLETGQVLGRVNLVSGHVKTQLIAHDKEVYDIAFSRAGGGRDMFASVGADGSVRMFDLRHLEHSTIIYEDPQHHPLLRLCWNKQDPNYLATMAMDGMEVVILDVRVPCTPVARLNNHRACVNGIAWAPHSSCHICTAADDHQALIWDIQQMPRAIEDPILAYTAEGEINNVQWASTQPDWISICYNNCLEILRV is encoded by the exons ATGTCTCACGGAAAAAGGAAAGAGATCTACAAATACGAGGCACCATGGACTGTGTACGCTATGAACTGGAGCGTTCGCCCAGACAAGCGCTTCCGTCTGGCGCTTGGCAGCTTCGTGGAAGAATACAACAACAAG GTTCAGCTGGTTGGTCTGGAGGAGGAGAGCTCAGAGTTTGTGTGCAGGAACACCTTCGACCATCCGTACCCCACCACCAAGATCATGTGGATCCCTGACACCAAGGGGGTCTACCCAGACCTGCTGGCCACAAGTGGGGACTATCTACGCATCTGGAGA GTGGGAGAGACAGACACGCGTCTGGAGTGCCTCCTGAACAACAACAAGAACTCAGACTTCTGTGCCCCTCTGACGTCCTTCGACTGGAACGAGGTGGACCCCAACCTGCTGG gcaCGTCCAGTATCGACACCACCTGTACCATCTGGGGACTGGAGACGGGCCAGGTGCTGGGACGGGTCAACCTGGTCTCGGGTCACGTCAAGACACAGCTCATCGCCCACGACAAAGAG gtgTATGACATTGCGTTCAGCCGTGCGGGCGGCGGCCGCGACATGTTTGCGTCGGTGGGTGCGGACGGCTCGGTGCGCATGTTCGACCTGCGGCACCTGGAGCACAGCACCATCATCTACGAGGACCCCCAGCACCACCCCCTGCTGCGGCTCTGCTGGAACAAGCAGGACCCCAACTACCTCGCCACCATGGCTATGGACGGAATGGAG GTGGTGATCCTGGACGTGCGTGTGCCCTGCACCCCGGTGGCCCGGCTGAATAACCATCGTGCGTGTGTCAACGGCATCGCCTGGGCCCCCCACTCCTCATGCCACATCTGCACAGCAG CGGACGACCACCAGGCGTTGATCTGGGACATCCAGCAGATGCCGCGTGCCATCGAGGACCCCATCCTGGCCTACACGGCCGAGGGGGAGATCAACAACGTGCAGTGGGCCTCCACCCAGCCCGACTGGATCTCCATCTGCTACAACAACTGCCTGGAGATACTGCGGGTGTAA